The proteins below are encoded in one region of Aeromonas jandaei:
- a CDS encoding DUF1523 family protein has translation MSLRFKKPAFIALGLIALVSATWLDYYLPEHTIATITGVEVKRTDKDGPISQKNPADGPTTDVYYIYTERTGEKIRVFRNEDTEWGWPFYFKFNAADVQAKAKSMEFEKRLAIITSYGWRINMLSMFPNVTKIESTEPDASTWSFFRWFWFGIWALVMGKAAIATWRYFDRLEDEL, from the coding sequence ATGAGCCTGAGATTCAAGAAACCCGCTTTTATCGCCCTGGGGCTCATTGCCCTCGTTTCCGCCACCTGGCTCGACTACTACCTGCCGGAACACACCATCGCCACCATCACCGGGGTTGAGGTGAAGCGCACCGACAAGGATGGCCCCATCAGCCAGAAGAACCCGGCTGACGGCCCCACTACCGATGTTTACTACATCTATACCGAGCGCACCGGCGAGAAGATCCGGGTGTTCCGCAACGAGGATACCGAGTGGGGCTGGCCCTTCTACTTCAAGTTCAACGCCGCCGACGTACAGGCCAAGGCCAAGTCGATGGAGTTTGAAAAACGGCTCGCCATCATCACCTCCTACGGCTGGCGCATCAATATGCTCTCCATGTTCCCCAACGTCACCAAGATCGAGAGCACCGAGCCTGACGCCTCCACTTGGAGCTTCTTCCGCTGGTTCTGGTTCGGCATCTGGGCACTGGTGATGGGCAAAGCAGCCATCGCGACCTGGCGCTACTTCGATCGTCTCGAGGACGAGCTATGA
- a CDS encoding LysE family translocator encodes MSSWIDPAILALFIPTFFFVSVTPGMCMTLAMTLGMSLGVRRTLHMMWGELIGVGLVSVLSVIGVAAIMLNYPAIFAAFKYVGGAYLIWLGIQMWQAKGKMAIPADLAAGQQSSPMGLALQGFVTAIANPKGWAFMISLLPPFISASRPMAPQITALVALILVIEFSCLLLYASGGRTLRHFLAKSGNVTLMNRIAGTLMLGVGGWLALG; translated from the coding sequence GTGTCCAGCTGGATTGATCCGGCCATTCTGGCGCTCTTTATCCCCACTTTCTTCTTTGTCTCCGTCACCCCCGGCATGTGCATGACTCTGGCGATGACGCTGGGGATGAGCCTTGGCGTGCGCCGCACCCTGCACATGATGTGGGGCGAGCTGATCGGCGTCGGGCTGGTGTCGGTGCTCTCGGTGATCGGGGTGGCGGCCATCATGCTCAACTACCCGGCTATCTTCGCCGCCTTCAAATATGTGGGCGGTGCCTATCTCATCTGGCTCGGCATCCAGATGTGGCAGGCCAAGGGGAAGATGGCTATTCCGGCCGATCTCGCGGCCGGGCAGCAGAGCAGCCCCATGGGGCTGGCGCTGCAGGGCTTTGTCACTGCCATTGCCAACCCCAAGGGGTGGGCCTTCATGATCTCCCTGCTCCCCCCCTTTATCTCGGCCAGCCGACCGATGGCGCCGCAGATCACCGCATTGGTGGCGCTGATTTTGGTCATCGAGTTTTCCTGCCTGCTGCTCTACGCCAGCGGCGGTCGCACCCTGCGCCACTTCCTCGCCAAGAGCGGCAACGTCACCCTGATGAACCGCATCGCCGGTACCCTGATGCTGGGAGTGGGGGGCTGGCTGGCGCTCGGGTAA
- the udp gene encoding uridine phosphorylase — protein sequence MSDVFHLGLKKADLQGATLAIVPGDPERVKRIAELLDNPVHLASHREFTTWRGEMDGKAVIICSTGIGGPSTSIAVEELAQLGIRTFLRIGTTGAIQPHLNVGDVIVTTGSVRLDGASLHFAPMEFPAVADFDCTTALVNTAKEMGSKLHIGVTASSDTFYPGQERYDTVSGRVVSRFQGSMKEWQAMGVLNYEMESATLLTMCSSQGLRAGMVAGVIVNRTQQEIPNAETMAKTESDAIKIVLGAARKLI from the coding sequence ATGTCTGATGTATTTCACTTGGGTTTGAAGAAAGCGGATCTGCAAGGCGCCACCCTGGCGATCGTCCCCGGTGACCCCGAGCGCGTGAAGCGTATCGCAGAGCTGTTGGATAACCCGGTGCACCTGGCCAGCCATCGTGAATTCACTACCTGGCGCGGCGAGATGGACGGCAAGGCCGTGATCATCTGCTCTACCGGTATCGGTGGCCCGTCCACCTCCATCGCGGTAGAAGAGCTGGCCCAGCTGGGCATCCGCACCTTCCTGCGTATCGGCACCACCGGCGCCATCCAGCCGCACCTGAACGTGGGTGACGTGATCGTGACCACCGGCTCCGTGCGCCTCGACGGTGCCAGCCTCCACTTCGCACCGATGGAGTTCCCGGCTGTTGCCGACTTCGACTGTACCACTGCGCTGGTGAACACCGCCAAAGAGATGGGCTCCAAGCTGCACATCGGTGTGACTGCTTCCTCTGACACCTTCTACCCGGGTCAGGAGCGTTACGACACCGTATCCGGCCGCGTAGTGAGCCGTTTCCAGGGTTCCATGAAAGAGTGGCAAGCCATGGGCGTGCTGAACTATGAGATGGAATCTGCAACCCTGCTGACCATGTGCTCCAGCCAGGGCCTGCGTGCCGGTATGGTGGCTGGCGTTATCGTCAACCGTACCCAGCAAGAGATCCCGAACGCCGAGACCATGGCGAAGACCGAATCTGATGCCATCAAGATCGTACTGGGCGCTGCCCGCAAGCTGATCTGA
- the dapE gene encoding succinyl-diaminopimelate desuccinylase, which produces MSDVIALAKDLIRRPSVTPLDEGCQTLMAERLAKLGFVIEPMVFEDTTNLWARRGSEGPLFCFAGHTDVVPAGPLDKWHTPPFEPTIRDGVLYGRGAADMKGSLAAMVVAVERFVAEHPDHTGSIAFLITSDEEGPFINGTTRVIDTLEARNEKITWCIVGEPSSTAVVGDVVKNGRRGSITGDLLVRGVQGHVAYPHLADNPIHKAAPALAELAATVWDEGNAYFPPTSFQIANIQAGTGASNVIPGELHVQFNFRFSTELTDLDIRERVEALLDRHGLDYQLNWTLSGQPFLTDTGKLLAAAVSAIEAVNGQQPALLTTGGTSDGRFIAPTGAEVIELGPVNATIHKVNECVKADDLDLLADMYQGVLERLLA; this is translated from the coding sequence ATGTCGGATGTCATCGCACTGGCCAAGGATCTGATCCGCCGCCCCTCCGTTACCCCGCTGGATGAAGGGTGCCAGACCCTGATGGCGGAGCGCCTCGCCAAACTCGGCTTTGTTATCGAGCCCATGGTATTTGAAGACACCACCAACCTCTGGGCCCGCCGTGGCAGCGAGGGGCCGCTCTTCTGCTTCGCCGGTCACACCGACGTGGTGCCTGCCGGCCCGCTGGACAAATGGCACACCCCGCCGTTCGAGCCGACCATCCGGGATGGCGTGCTCTACGGCCGTGGCGCCGCCGACATGAAGGGCTCGCTGGCAGCCATGGTGGTGGCGGTCGAGCGCTTTGTGGCCGAGCATCCGGATCACACCGGGTCGATCGCCTTCCTTATCACCTCCGATGAGGAGGGGCCCTTTATCAATGGCACCACCCGGGTGATCGACACCCTGGAAGCGCGTAACGAGAAGATCACCTGGTGCATCGTCGGCGAGCCCTCCTCCACCGCCGTGGTCGGGGATGTGGTGAAAAATGGCCGCCGCGGCTCCATCACCGGCGATCTGCTGGTGCGCGGGGTGCAGGGCCATGTCGCCTATCCCCATCTGGCGGACAACCCCATTCACAAAGCCGCGCCAGCGCTGGCTGAACTCGCCGCCACCGTGTGGGATGAGGGCAACGCCTACTTCCCCCCCACCAGCTTCCAGATCGCCAACATTCAGGCGGGTACCGGCGCCTCCAACGTCATTCCCGGCGAACTGCACGTCCAGTTCAACTTCCGCTTCAGCACCGAACTGACCGACCTGGATATCCGCGAGCGGGTCGAGGCGCTGCTGGATAGACACGGTCTCGATTACCAGCTGAACTGGACCCTCTCCGGCCAGCCGTTCCTCACCGATACCGGCAAACTGCTGGCGGCGGCGGTCTCTGCCATCGAGGCGGTCAATGGCCAGCAGCCAGCCCTGCTCACCACCGGCGGCACCTCCGACGGGCGCTTTATCGCCCCCACCGGCGCCGAAGTGATCGAACTCGGCCCGGTCAACGCCACCATCCACAAGGTGAACGAGTGCGTGAAGGCGGACGATCTGGATCTTCTGGCCGACATGTACCAAGGGGTGCTGGAGCGACTGCTGGCATGA
- a CDS encoding RluA family pseudouridine synthase, with protein sequence MSVIVDTFIAPPCNAAIETLFKDGHLLLINKPSGLLSLSGKNPQNLDSVHYRLVQDFPGCTLVHRLDFGTSGIMVVARNKAINALLCQQFSQRAVSKAYSALLCGHLIDDEGVIDAPIAKDPALFPLMKICAASGKPARSRYRVVERLAQQIQGQTVPLTRVRLVPETGRTHQLRIHSQLLGHPILGCDLYGGLLPPGCEQAPRLMLHASELDFAHPVSGEPMQIRCAAPF encoded by the coding sequence ATGTCCGTTATCGTCGACACCTTTATTGCCCCGCCCTGCAATGCCGCCATCGAGACCCTGTTCAAGGATGGGCACCTGCTGCTCATCAACAAGCCGAGCGGCCTGCTGAGCCTGTCGGGCAAAAATCCGCAAAACCTCGACTCGGTGCACTATCGACTGGTGCAGGATTTCCCCGGCTGCACCCTGGTGCATCGCCTCGATTTTGGCACCTCAGGCATCATGGTGGTGGCCAGAAACAAGGCCATCAATGCCCTGCTCTGCCAGCAGTTCAGTCAGCGGGCAGTAAGCAAGGCCTACAGCGCCCTACTCTGCGGTCATCTGATTGACGACGAAGGAGTTATCGACGCCCCCATCGCCAAGGATCCGGCCCTCTTTCCGCTGATGAAGATCTGCGCCGCCAGCGGCAAACCCGCCCGCTCCCGCTATCGGGTGGTTGAACGGCTGGCGCAGCAGATACAGGGGCAGACCGTGCCTTTGACCCGGGTACGACTGGTGCCGGAAACCGGCCGCACCCATCAGCTGCGGATCCACAGCCAGCTGCTGGGCCACCCCATCCTCGGCTGCGATCTCTATGGTGGCCTGCTGCCGCCCGGCTGCGAACAGGCGCCGCGGCTGATGCTGCATGCCAGCGAGCTGGATTTTGCTCATCCGGTGAGCGGCGAGCCGATGCAGATCCGCTGTGCAGCGCCTTTTTAG
- a CDS encoding M15 family metallopeptidase, whose translation MTQEQLMGLDESHLIVVGRGPHRLTPAAAASFNDMQVAAAHAGFNLQPASSWRGFDRQLAIWNGKWRGERPLLDANCQPIDALQLGEEERLHAILRWSALPGTSRHHWGTDLDIYDPDCLPADTKLALEPWEYEAGGWFADLSEWLTDHMGDFGFFLPYAKPVGAGSGVAYEPWHISFAPEAGEQQLDPAVLALCLQQADIEGKATILANLDKILARYVTLPSTELPCDERSST comes from the coding sequence ATGACACAGGAACAGCTGATGGGGCTCGACGAGAGCCACCTTATTGTGGTGGGGCGCGGCCCCCACCGCCTGACCCCGGCGGCGGCAGCCTCCTTCAACGACATGCAGGTGGCCGCCGCCCACGCCGGTTTCAACCTGCAACCTGCCTCCAGCTGGCGCGGTTTTGATCGCCAGCTCGCCATCTGGAATGGCAAGTGGCGCGGCGAGCGACCGCTGCTCGATGCCAACTGTCAGCCCATCGATGCCCTGCAACTCGGCGAGGAGGAGCGGCTGCACGCTATTTTGCGCTGGAGCGCCCTGCCCGGCACCAGTCGCCACCACTGGGGCACCGATCTCGACATCTATGACCCGGACTGCCTGCCGGCAGACACCAAACTGGCGCTGGAGCCCTGGGAGTATGAAGCCGGGGGCTGGTTTGCCGACTTGAGCGAGTGGCTCACCGACCATATGGGGGATTTCGGTTTCTTCCTGCCTTACGCCAAACCGGTCGGCGCAGGCAGTGGCGTCGCCTACGAGCCGTGGCACATCAGCTTCGCCCCCGAAGCGGGCGAGCAGCAGCTCGACCCGGCTGTGCTGGCACTTTGCCTGCAACAGGCGGATATTGAAGGCAAGGCGACCATTCTGGCCAATCTGGACAAGATCCTGGCTCGTTACGTCACCTTGCCATCCACTGAATTGCCCTGCGATGAAAGGAGTAGCACATGA
- a CDS encoding beta-N-acetylglucosaminidase domain-containing protein, with the protein MPYQSLQSGLLPPSANLGVIEGFFGKGWSWQARARYAQWLPRHGYGFYIYAPKEDGYLRKHWALPWPEQQLADLAELARQCRANGLAFGVGLSPMGAHHDYDRKRPALLEKVRLIDEVLQPDILAVLFDDMKGDTPDLARHQLTIAHDIAAHSKASRLIFCPSYYSTDPVLEKVFGAMPPRYLEEIGEQLDRRFEIFWTGPKVCSTEYPAAHLKQVTELLGRKPFLWDNYPVNDGSKASSYLYLRAFENRPAELADQLSGHAVNPMKQAALSALPLATLPMSYKLGKQYDPDKALHASLNATCGPQISAMIEADLPLFQDLGLARLTPEQIATLKARYLPFRDQACVDEIVRWLDGEYVFDPDCLTD; encoded by the coding sequence ATGCCATATCAGAGTTTGCAGTCCGGTCTGCTGCCCCCCTCTGCCAATCTGGGGGTGATCGAGGGCTTTTTTGGCAAGGGATGGAGCTGGCAGGCCCGTGCCCGCTACGCCCAGTGGCTGCCGCGCCACGGTTACGGCTTCTATATCTACGCCCCGAAAGAGGATGGCTATCTGCGCAAGCACTGGGCCCTCCCCTGGCCCGAGCAGCAGCTGGCGGATCTCGCCGAACTGGCACGCCAGTGCCGCGCCAACGGGCTCGCCTTCGGGGTGGGCTTGAGCCCCATGGGGGCGCATCACGACTATGATCGCAAGCGCCCGGCGCTGCTCGAGAAGGTGCGCCTTATCGACGAAGTGCTGCAACCCGACATTCTGGCAGTGCTGTTTGACGACATGAAGGGGGATACCCCGGACCTGGCCCGGCACCAGCTCACCATCGCCCACGACATTGCGGCCCACAGCAAGGCGAGCCGCCTCATCTTCTGCCCCAGCTACTACTCGACCGATCCGGTGCTGGAGAAGGTGTTCGGCGCCATGCCACCCCGCTATCTGGAGGAGATTGGCGAGCAGCTCGACCGCCGCTTCGAGATCTTCTGGACCGGCCCCAAGGTCTGCTCGACCGAGTATCCGGCAGCACACCTCAAACAAGTGACCGAACTGCTCGGCCGCAAACCCTTCCTGTGGGACAACTACCCGGTCAACGATGGCAGCAAGGCGAGCAGCTACCTCTATCTGCGCGCCTTCGAAAACCGCCCTGCCGAGCTGGCGGATCAGCTCTCCGGCCATGCGGTCAACCCGATGAAGCAGGCGGCGCTCTCCGCCCTGCCGCTCGCCACCCTGCCGATGAGCTACAAGCTCGGCAAGCAGTATGATCCCGACAAGGCGCTGCACGCCTCCCTCAACGCCACCTGCGGCCCGCAGATCTCGGCGATGATTGAGGCCGACCTGCCGCTGTTTCAGGATCTGGGGCTGGCCCGGCTCACTCCCGAGCAGATTGCCACCCTCAAGGCGCGCTACCTGCCGTTTCGCGATCAGGCTTGCGTCGATGAAATCGTGCGCTGGCTGGACGGCGAGTATGTGTTCGACCCGGACTGCCTGACCGATTAA
- a CDS encoding methyl-accepting chemotaxis protein, with amino-acid sequence MSLNNLSIRIQVLIPLLLASLLMMVMIAISKQGLDEAISDIDETTQSVVRNKDDIARLIHATYRLRTSAIYGLYDAAQFAALPANLNSAEQEITTILGRLVIPGAEQDNRQVAAALQAYLGHTRNNMLPLLTQKHQGGGDAAAYEAARLQFRELGEQLIKEIDTMSAHINQLTQSELAQEQAHYHATLLRTLLLTAVALLAALLCGWWLSGRIVSPIGQLQSVMHAVAQGRFNVRARVEGDNELAQLAKDINLTLGQLGSTIETLTGISNNVASAATELAAVMTQAEANAQQQRGEIEQVASAVTELSSTADNVNHNAAVADELARDANSRVEQGLALFGESIAANSRMAGSLEDAAAIVARLKTQSEQIGKVIEVIQGISEQTNLLALNAAIEAARAGETGRGFAVVADEVRMLAARTQASTKEIQAIIEQLQSQSQSANQGVQETLEILENNQRLSAQVQDLLSGITGAVRQINDANAQVATAAEEQSCVTADINRNITNIHEIVSQSSAGISQSASASHELSDLAEQQRKQLSHFQL; translated from the coding sequence ATGTCATTGAATAATCTATCAATAAGAATTCAGGTACTGATACCGCTGCTGCTGGCCAGCCTGCTGATGATGGTGATGATTGCCATCAGCAAACAGGGTCTGGACGAAGCCATTAGTGACATAGATGAGACGACCCAGAGCGTGGTGCGCAACAAGGACGACATTGCCAGGCTGATCCACGCCACCTACCGGCTGCGCACCAGCGCCATCTACGGCCTCTACGACGCGGCCCAGTTTGCCGCCCTGCCCGCCAACCTCAACAGTGCCGAGCAGGAGATCACCACCATTCTCGGCCGTCTGGTGATCCCGGGCGCTGAGCAGGATAACCGTCAGGTGGCCGCAGCCCTGCAGGCCTACCTTGGCCACACCCGCAACAACATGCTGCCGCTGCTGACCCAAAAGCATCAGGGGGGTGGCGATGCCGCAGCATATGAGGCCGCCCGCCTCCAGTTCCGCGAGCTGGGCGAACAGCTCATCAAAGAGATCGACACCATGTCGGCCCACATCAACCAGCTGACCCAGAGCGAGCTGGCGCAGGAGCAGGCCCACTACCATGCCACCCTGCTGCGCACCCTGCTGCTCACGGCCGTCGCCCTGCTGGCGGCACTGCTGTGTGGCTGGTGGCTCTCCGGCCGCATCGTCAGCCCCATCGGCCAGCTGCAGAGCGTGATGCACGCCGTCGCGCAGGGTCGCTTCAACGTCCGCGCCAGGGTCGAGGGTGACAACGAACTGGCCCAGCTGGCCAAGGATATCAACCTCACTCTGGGGCAGCTTGGCAGCACCATCGAAACCCTGACCGGCATCAGCAACAACGTCGCCTCCGCTGCGACCGAGCTGGCCGCCGTGATGACCCAGGCTGAAGCCAACGCCCAGCAGCAGCGCGGCGAAATTGAGCAGGTTGCCTCCGCGGTGACCGAGCTCTCCAGCACGGCCGACAACGTCAACCACAACGCCGCCGTGGCCGACGAGCTGGCCCGCGATGCCAACAGCCGGGTTGAGCAGGGGCTCGCCCTGTTTGGCGAGAGCATTGCCGCCAACAGCCGGATGGCGGGTAGTCTGGAAGATGCCGCCGCCATCGTCGCTCGCCTCAAGACCCAGTCCGAGCAGATCGGCAAGGTGATTGAAGTGATTCAGGGGATCTCCGAGCAGACCAACCTGCTGGCCCTCAACGCGGCCATCGAGGCGGCCCGTGCCGGCGAAACCGGGCGCGGTTTTGCCGTCGTCGCCGACGAGGTGCGGATGCTGGCGGCCAGAACCCAGGCCTCCACCAAGGAGATCCAGGCCATCATCGAGCAGTTGCAAAGCCAGTCCCAATCCGCCAATCAGGGGGTTCAGGAGACGCTGGAGATCCTCGAGAACAACCAGCGCCTCTCCGCGCAGGTACAGGATCTGCTGAGCGGTATCACGGGTGCGGTGCGCCAGATCAACGACGCCAACGCCCAGGTGGCCACCGCCGCCGAGGAGCAGTCCTGCGTCACTGCCGACATCAACCGCAACATCACCAACATCCACGAGATCGTGAGCCAGAGCTCCGCCGGTATCAGCCAGAGTGCCAGCGCCAGCCATGAACTGTCGGATCTGGCCGAGCAGCAGCGCAAGCAGCTCTCTCACTTCCAGCTCTGA
- a CDS encoding ArsC family reductase: MATTLYGIKNCDTIKKARKWLDEAGIDYRFHDHRADGLNPDDLDRWLAKLGWEALLNSRGTTFRALPDEAKQGLDTAKARALLLEHPAMIKRPLLDRDGELTLGFKADHYQSLFSR; encoded by the coding sequence ATGGCCACCACCCTCTATGGCATCAAGAACTGCGACACCATCAAGAAAGCCCGCAAGTGGCTGGATGAAGCCGGCATCGACTACCGCTTTCACGACCACCGCGCCGATGGCCTGAACCCGGACGATCTCGACCGCTGGCTGGCCAAGCTCGGCTGGGAAGCGCTGCTCAACAGCCGCGGCACCACCTTCCGCGCTCTGCCGGATGAGGCCAAACAGGGGCTCGACACCGCCAAGGCGCGCGCCCTGCTGCTGGAGCACCCGGCGATGATCAAGCGCCCGCTGCTGGATCGTGACGGCGAGCTGACCCTGGGTTTCAAGGCCGATCACTACCAATCCCTCTTCTCCCGTTAA
- a CDS encoding cation:proton antiporter, translated as MDAHLLYQNLAVIAAFLLLYSLIAGRFESKLINGPLLFLLSGWLLGPGGLELVSLSIDSAGIKLLAELTLVIVLFNDAANTNWQVLLANRQLPIRLLLIGLPLTLLCGALFGHWLFPDLPLLEMAILSTILAPTDAALGKAVVSNPAVPAPLREGLNQESGLNDGICVPVLLLLLALIAPTEEHTGTAALAITLMLEEIGIGLLVAFVLTVLTVRLLKVSYLNGWQLPLWRQLTMPGLALLCFALAQTLGGSGFIAAFVGGLLMGRRLGEHKHAYMDSCEGYGDLLSVVIWMVFGATLMPILPELLHWQFWLYAAASLTLLRMVPVWLSLIGTGLKPELKLFIGWFGPRGLASIVFAVMVLQNEPALIGQRPIIATVLCTIILSVILHGLTANPWVERFKSR; from the coding sequence ATGGATGCACACCTGCTTTACCAGAACCTGGCGGTGATCGCCGCCTTTTTACTGCTCTACAGCCTGATCGCGGGGCGCTTCGAGTCAAAACTGATCAACGGCCCCCTGCTCTTTCTGCTGAGTGGCTGGCTGCTGGGGCCGGGAGGGCTGGAACTTGTCTCCCTCTCCATCGACAGCGCCGGCATCAAGCTGCTGGCAGAGCTGACTTTGGTGATCGTGCTGTTCAACGATGCCGCCAACACCAACTGGCAGGTGCTGCTGGCCAACCGCCAGCTCCCCATCCGGCTGCTGCTGATCGGCCTCCCCCTCACCCTGCTCTGTGGCGCCCTGTTTGGTCACTGGCTCTTCCCTGACCTGCCGCTCCTGGAGATGGCCATCCTCTCCACCATTCTTGCCCCCACCGATGCGGCGCTCGGCAAGGCGGTGGTGAGCAACCCGGCGGTACCGGCACCACTGCGCGAAGGGCTCAATCAGGAGAGTGGCCTCAACGACGGCATCTGCGTGCCTGTGCTGCTCCTGCTGCTCGCTCTTATCGCCCCCACCGAGGAGCACACCGGCACTGCAGCGCTGGCCATCACCCTGATGCTGGAGGAGATCGGTATCGGTCTTTTGGTCGCCTTCGTGCTGACCGTCCTCACCGTCCGGCTGCTGAAAGTCTCCTATCTCAACGGCTGGCAACTGCCGCTCTGGCGTCAGCTCACCATGCCCGGGCTGGCCCTGCTCTGCTTTGCGCTGGCCCAGACTCTCGGTGGCAGCGGTTTTATCGCCGCCTTCGTCGGTGGTTTGCTGATGGGACGGCGCCTTGGCGAGCACAAACACGCCTATATGGATAGCTGCGAGGGGTATGGCGATCTGCTCTCGGTGGTGATCTGGATGGTGTTTGGCGCCACCCTGATGCCCATCCTGCCGGAGCTGCTGCACTGGCAGTTCTGGCTCTATGCGGCAGCCAGCCTCACCCTGCTGCGGATGGTGCCGGTCTGGCTGAGCCTCATCGGTACCGGCCTCAAGCCGGAGCTCAAGCTCTTTATCGGCTGGTTCGGGCCGCGTGGGCTTGCCAGCATCGTCTTTGCGGTGATGGTGCTGCAAAACGAGCCGGCCCTTATCGGCCAGCGCCCCATCATCGCCACCGTGCTCTGCACCATCATCCTGAGCGTCATCCTGCATGGCCTCACCGCCAACCCCTGGGTCGAGCGTTTCAAGTCCCGCTGA
- a CDS encoding GNAT family N-acetyltransferase, whose amino-acid sequence MLSITESKKPDLISHSMLRERAERAQNGRSRNYIAKIDECEVGFLCYEDWSDQKNGFIYEILVLPEYRGQGAGRSLLAYSEALAKSLCCTSIRLEPHPFDRTIDSSWLVSWYIRQGYASMPNDPRMMEKILVSS is encoded by the coding sequence GTGCTATCCATCACCGAAAGTAAAAAACCTGACCTTATTTCGCACTCAATGCTCCGCGAGCGTGCAGAACGCGCGCAAAACGGAAGGTCGAGGAATTACATTGCAAAAATAGATGAATGCGAGGTTGGTTTTCTTTGCTACGAAGATTGGAGCGATCAGAAGAATGGCTTCATCTACGAAATACTTGTTCTTCCTGAGTATCGAGGTCAAGGGGCCGGTCGCAGTTTACTTGCGTACTCAGAAGCGCTAGCCAAAAGCCTTTGCTGTACATCTATTCGGCTTGAGCCCCACCCTTTTGATCGCACGATCGACTCTAGCTGGCTAGTTTCGTGGTACATCAGACAAGGATATGCATCAATGCCAAACGATCCGAGGATGATGGAAAAAATACTTGTTAGCTCATAG
- the rihA gene encoding pyrimidine-specific ribonucleoside hydrolase RihA encodes MALPVILDCDPGHDDAIALILALASPELDVLAVTTSAGNQTPDKTLNNALRILTLLGRDDILVAAGAPKPLARELIIADNVHGESGLDGPKLPDPAFAPQGMTGIELMAKCLRESPQPVTLVPTGPLTNVALLLAAHPELKPKIARIVLMGGTAGAGNWTPAAEFNIYVDPEAADMVFKSGIPITMCGLDVTHEAQVMDEDIERVRAITNPVAQCVAGLLDFFMIYHRDPKWGFAGAPLHDPCTIAWLLAPELFHGVECRVDIETSGEHTVGMTVVDRYGLTGKPANALVLLGLDRPGFIDLLVTRLRAFD; translated from the coding sequence ATGGCACTGCCCGTTATTCTCGATTGTGATCCCGGCCACGACGACGCCATCGCCCTGATTCTGGCGCTGGCCAGCCCAGAACTTGACGTGTTGGCAGTTACCACCAGCGCGGGCAACCAGACGCCGGACAAGACCCTCAACAATGCCCTGCGCATCCTCACCTTGCTGGGGCGGGACGATATTCTGGTGGCGGCGGGGGCGCCGAAACCGCTGGCCCGCGAGTTGATCATCGCCGACAACGTCCATGGCGAATCGGGCCTCGATGGCCCCAAACTGCCGGATCCCGCCTTTGCGCCGCAGGGGATGACGGGGATCGAGTTGATGGCCAAATGTCTGCGCGAGAGCCCGCAGCCCGTGACCCTGGTGCCGACTGGACCGCTCACCAATGTCGCCCTGCTGTTGGCGGCACATCCCGAGCTCAAACCCAAGATTGCCCGCATTGTCTTGATGGGGGGCACCGCAGGGGCTGGCAACTGGACGCCTGCGGCGGAATTCAATATTTATGTGGACCCGGAAGCGGCCGATATGGTCTTTAAGTCGGGTATCCCCATCACCATGTGTGGCCTTGATGTGACCCACGAGGCGCAGGTGATGGACGAGGATATCGAGCGGGTGCGCGCCATCACCAATCCGGTGGCCCAGTGTGTGGCCGGGCTGCTCGACTTTTTCATGATCTACCATCGGGATCCCAAGTGGGGATTTGCTGGCGCGCCGCTGCACGACCCCTGTACCATTGCCTGGTTGCTGGCTCCCGAGCTGTTCCACGGGGTCGAGTGCCGGGTCGATATCGAGACCAGCGGGGAGCATACCGTGGGGATGACGGTGGTGGATCGTTATGGTCTGACCGGCAAGCCAGCCAATGCGCTGGTATTGTTGGGGCTGGATCGTCCGGGCTTTATCGATCTGCTGGTGACGCGGCTGCGGGCGTTTGACTGA
- a CDS encoding winged helix-turn-helix domain-containing protein has protein sequence MSEPSKTRTSFYRRLYVAWLISQGTDTVPAIMEATGMPRRTAQDTLTALAELDISCAFEQTEGARHLQGHYRISDWGPINPAWIKAQLPLIKETLSYP, from the coding sequence ATGAGCGAGCCGAGCAAGACCCGCACCAGCTTCTACCGGCGGCTCTATGTCGCTTGGCTGATAAGCCAGGGCACGGATACGGTGCCAGCCATCATGGAGGCGACCGGCATGCCGCGCCGCACCGCGCAGGATACCCTGACGGCGCTGGCCGAACTCGATATCAGCTGCGCCTTCGAGCAGACCGAGGGGGCTCGCCACCTGCAGGGGCACTACCGCATCAGCGACTGGGGTCCCATCAATCCGGCGTGGATCAAGGCCCAGCTGCCGCTTATCAAAGAGACGCTGAGCTATCCCTGA